A single region of the Massilia sp. erpn genome encodes:
- the ilvD gene encoding dihydroxy-acid dehydratase: MPQYRSRTTTHGRNMAGARALWRATGMKDGDFDKPIIAVVNSFTQFVPGHVHLKDLGQLVAREIEASGGVAKEFNTIAVDDGIAMGHGGMLYSLPSRDLIADSVEYMVNAHCADAMVCISNCDKITPGMLMAAMRLNIPVVFVSGGPMEAGKVVKVVNGGQQVIKLDLIDAMIKAGDASVSDADVAEVERSACPTCGSCSGMFTANSMNCLTEALGLSLPGNGTIVATHADRKELFLQAGRLVVDLARRYYEQDDAAVLPRSIATKAAFENAMALDVSMGGSTNTVLHLLAAAHEAQVEFSMADIDRISRKVPCLCKVAPMTDKYHIEDVHRAGGIIAILGELARAGLLDTSLPTVHSRSLGEAIEKYDIKRSDDPAVHQLFRAAPGGVPTQVAFSQAERYASYDADRSSGCIRDKAHAYSQDGGLAVLYGNLAENGCIVKTAGVDESILTFSGKARVFESQDAAVEGILGDTVQAGDVVIIRYEGPKGGPGMQEMLYPTSYIKSKGLGKACALLTDGRFSGGSSGLVIGHASPEAAEGGAIGLVEEGDLIDIDIPARKISLRISDAELANRRTTMEARGKDAWQPVNRERLVSQALQAYAALTTSADRGAVRDLSQLKR; encoded by the coding sequence ATGCCCCAATACCGTTCACGCACCACCACCCACGGCCGCAATATGGCCGGCGCCCGCGCCCTGTGGCGCGCCACCGGCATGAAAGATGGCGACTTCGATAAGCCCATCATCGCCGTGGTCAACTCCTTCACCCAGTTCGTGCCCGGCCACGTGCACCTGAAGGATCTGGGCCAGCTGGTCGCGCGCGAGATCGAAGCGTCCGGCGGCGTGGCAAAAGAATTCAATACCATCGCCGTCGACGACGGCATCGCCATGGGCCACGGCGGCATGCTGTATTCGCTGCCTTCGCGCGACCTGATCGCCGACTCGGTCGAATACATGGTGAATGCCCACTGCGCCGACGCCATGGTCTGCATCTCCAACTGCGACAAGATCACGCCGGGCATGCTGATGGCCGCCATGCGCCTGAACATTCCCGTGGTCTTCGTGTCGGGCGGGCCGATGGAGGCGGGCAAGGTGGTCAAGGTCGTCAACGGCGGCCAGCAGGTCATCAAGCTCGATCTGATCGACGCCATGATCAAGGCGGGCGACGCCAGTGTGTCCGACGCCGATGTGGCGGAGGTGGAGCGTTCCGCCTGTCCCACCTGCGGTTCCTGCTCCGGCATGTTCACCGCCAACTCGATGAACTGCCTGACCGAGGCGCTCGGCCTGTCCCTGCCGGGCAATGGCACCATCGTCGCCACCCACGCTGACCGCAAGGAACTGTTCCTGCAGGCGGGCCGCCTGGTGGTCGACCTGGCGCGTCGCTACTACGAGCAGGACGACGCTGCCGTCCTGCCGCGCAGCATCGCCACCAAGGCCGCGTTTGAAAACGCCATGGCGCTGGACGTATCGATGGGCGGCTCCACCAACACCGTGCTGCACCTGCTGGCCGCCGCGCATGAGGCGCAGGTGGAGTTCAGCATGGCCGATATCGACCGCATCTCGCGCAAAGTGCCCTGCCTGTGCAAGGTGGCGCCGATGACCGACAAATACCATATCGAAGACGTGCACCGCGCGGGCGGCATCATCGCCATCCTCGGCGAACTGGCGCGCGCCGGCCTGCTCGACACCTCGCTGCCCACGGTGCACAGCAGGAGCCTGGGTGAAGCCATCGAAAAATACGATATCAAGCGCAGCGACGATCCGGCCGTGCACCAGCTCTTCCGTGCCGCGCCGGGTGGCGTGCCGACCCAGGTCGCCTTCTCGCAAGCCGAACGCTATGCCTCGTACGATGCCGACCGCAGCAGCGGCTGCATCCGCGACAAGGCCCACGCCTATTCGCAGGACGGCGGCCTGGCTGTCCTGTACGGTAATCTGGCGGAAAACGGCTGCATCGTGAAAACGGCCGGCGTTGACGAAAGCATTCTCACATTCAGCGGCAAGGCGCGAGTATTCGAAAGCCAGGACGCGGCGGTGGAAGGCATCCTGGGCGACACCGTGCAGGCGGGCGACGTCGTCATCATCCGCTACGAAGGCCCGAAAGGCGGCCCCGGCATGCAGGAAATGCTGTATCCCACCTCCTACATCAAATCCAAAGGCCTGGGCAAAGCCTGCGCCCTGCTGACCGACGGACGCTTTTCCGGCGGCTCATCCGGCCTGGTGATCGGCCACGCCTCCCCCGAAGCGGCCGAAGGGGGCGCCATCGGCCTGGTGGAAGAGGGCGATCTGATCGACATCGACATCCCCGCCCGCAAAATCAGCCTGCGTATCAGCGATGCCGAGCTGGCAAATCGCCGCACTACCATGGAGGCGCGTGGAAAGGATGCCTGGCAACCCGTGAACCGCGAGCGTCTCGTATCGCAAGCCCTGCAAGCCTACGCCGCCCTGACCACCTCCGCCGACCGCGGCGCTGTCCGCGACCTCAGCCAGCTCAAGCGCTAA
- a CDS encoding TIGR04438 family Trp-rich protein, translating into MPIIILIAALCALRYFEVWRFAELSWWWIVGLMALAFLWFEFLEPMLGLDKRKAHNIDEQRRKDRVKKNFDKTRK; encoded by the coding sequence ATGCCCATCATCATCCTGATTGCCGCGCTCTGCGCGCTACGCTACTTCGAAGTCTGGCGTTTTGCCGAGCTCTCCTGGTGGTGGATAGTGGGGCTGATGGCACTCGCCTTCCTCTGGTTCGAATTCCTCGAACCCATGCTCGGTCTCGACAAGCGCAAAGCCCACAATATCGACGAACAGCGCCGCAAAGACCGCGTCAAAAAGAATTTCGACAAAACCCGCAAATAA
- a CDS encoding c-type cytochrome has protein sequence MKRILMVGAVVVSAFASQAALANADLAKAKNCMACHAVANKLVGPAYKDVAAKYAGQKDAETKLVQKVMKGGSGTWGAIPMPANPQVSEAEARTLVKWILTQK, from the coding sequence ATGAAACGTATTCTGATGGTTGGTGCTGTTGTGGTTTCTGCATTCGCTTCCCAGGCAGCTCTGGCTAACGCCGATCTGGCCAAGGCTAAGAACTGTATGGCTTGCCACGCGGTTGCGAACAAGCTGGTCGGTCCTGCTTACAAGGACGTGGCGGCGAAGTACGCGGGCCAGAAGGACGCTGAAACCAAGCTGGTGCAGAAAGTGATGAAGGGCGGTTCCGGTACCTGGGGCGCGATTCCGATGCCGGCCAATCCACAAGTGAGCGAGGCTGAGGCGCGCACGCTGGTGAAATGGATTCTGACTCAAAAATGA